A genomic region of Streptosporangium lutulentum contains the following coding sequences:
- a CDS encoding glycosyltransferase family 2 protein yields the protein MSVVIATRDRIALLRRAVAAALDQDYPGTIEVVVVFDRSEPEDLGIEERPGRRLRTTRNVNTPGLAGARNSGIALTTGEYVAFCDDDDEWLPGKIPAQIELISRHPDAVAAGCGVEVRSDGHSVTRLSPYPVVTFQHLLRDRVMELHPSTLIVRRDVLVDRVGPVDEHLPGSYAEDYDLLLRIAKIGTIPCVPAALTAINWGSSFFADRYVMITEALSYLLDKHPEFDGEPAGKARIEGQIAFFHAAAGQHAQARRWAVRTLRRNWRERRGYLALGMGMRVIDAKRTIRFLNARGRGV from the coding sequence GTGAGCGTCGTCATCGCGACCCGCGATCGCATCGCTCTGCTGCGACGCGCCGTCGCCGCCGCGCTCGACCAGGATTATCCGGGCACCATCGAGGTCGTGGTCGTGTTCGACCGGTCCGAGCCGGAGGACCTGGGGATCGAGGAACGCCCGGGCCGAAGGCTGCGCACGACGCGCAATGTCAACACCCCCGGCCTGGCCGGAGCCCGCAACTCCGGCATCGCGCTCACCACCGGTGAATATGTGGCATTCTGCGACGACGACGACGAGTGGCTCCCCGGGAAGATCCCCGCCCAGATCGAGCTGATCTCCCGGCATCCGGACGCCGTCGCCGCCGGATGCGGCGTCGAGGTGCGATCCGACGGCCACAGCGTGACCAGGCTCAGCCCCTACCCGGTTGTCACGTTCCAGCACCTGCTGCGCGACCGGGTGATGGAGCTCCACCCCTCGACCCTCATCGTCCGGCGCGACGTGCTGGTGGACCGGGTCGGGCCGGTCGACGAGCACCTTCCCGGAAGCTACGCCGAGGACTACGACCTTCTCCTCCGCATCGCGAAGATCGGCACGATCCCCTGCGTCCCGGCGGCCCTCACCGCCATCAACTGGGGTTCGTCCTTCTTCGCCGACCGCTACGTCATGATCACCGAAGCGCTCTCCTATCTGCTGGACAAGCACCCGGAGTTCGACGGGGAGCCCGCGGGCAAGGCCCGCATCGAGGGCCAGATCGCGTTCTTCCACGCCGCCGCCGGGCAGCACGCCCAGGCGCGGCGGTGGGCCGTGCGGACGCTACGCCGCAACTGGCGGGAGCGTCGCGGCTACCTCGCGCTGGGCATGGGCATGCGGGTGATCGACGCCAAACGAACGATCAGGTTCCTCAACGCGCGCGGACGCGGCGTCTGA
- a CDS encoding O-antigen ligase family protein — protein sequence MTAIRSPLLTAGYLGSQVTQLTRPLPLWPLHVLFTAFPLLWVLGVGAFAAPIAAAPMAMVMWRNTQRVQIPRGFLIWVLFLVFLFASATQLDTAPRMVGFAFRLMNYLGATIVFLYVYNCSMRTLPARRAAGLVTIFWLWVVIGGFLGVFFPGGSLSTPFEQILPGAISTNEFVGDLVHPKFAEIQEPWGSPTVFERPSAPFAYTNAWGSHYALLLPFVLLYALTAAKKWHRPVIALIALASLVPAFATLNRGMFLAIGFGLLYAALRFALRGHVRWLVAVCTLMMVGLGAAYLSGLSEVISTRTEYSTTNTGRAAIYQEAFLRTLNSPILGFGGPRPSLSLGISVGTQGHFWNVMFSFGFPALALFCLWLWSLAWRTRWAPSSMMWLHVVPVMALFMVFYYGLDGTQLVLIFMAAALGLRPPDAPEVRPVAPEPWLTGARPRQAVTGDE from the coding sequence ATGACCGCCATCCGCTCCCCCCTCCTGACCGCCGGCTATCTCGGGTCACAGGTGACCCAGCTGACACGCCCGCTGCCGCTGTGGCCGCTGCACGTGCTCTTCACCGCGTTCCCTCTGCTCTGGGTGCTCGGCGTCGGCGCGTTCGCCGCGCCGATCGCGGCGGCGCCGATGGCGATGGTCATGTGGCGCAACACCCAGCGGGTGCAGATCCCCCGCGGTTTCCTGATCTGGGTGCTGTTCCTGGTCTTCCTGTTCGCCTCGGCCACCCAGCTCGACACCGCCCCCAGGATGGTGGGGTTCGCCTTCCGGCTGATGAACTACCTGGGCGCGACGATCGTCTTCCTGTACGTCTACAACTGCTCGATGCGCACGCTCCCGGCCCGGCGCGCGGCGGGCCTTGTGACGATCTTCTGGCTCTGGGTCGTCATCGGCGGCTTCCTCGGCGTGTTCTTTCCGGGGGGCTCGCTCAGCACGCCCTTCGAGCAGATCCTGCCCGGGGCCATCTCCACCAACGAGTTCGTGGGCGACCTCGTCCATCCCAAATTCGCCGAGATCCAAGAACCGTGGGGCTCCCCGACGGTCTTCGAACGGCCGAGCGCGCCGTTCGCGTACACCAACGCGTGGGGCAGCCACTACGCGCTTCTCCTGCCGTTCGTGCTGCTCTATGCCCTTACCGCGGCCAAAAAGTGGCACCGCCCGGTGATCGCGCTGATCGCGCTCGCCTCGCTCGTCCCCGCCTTCGCCACCCTCAACCGGGGCATGTTCCTGGCCATCGGCTTCGGCCTGCTGTACGCCGCGCTCCGCTTCGCCCTCCGGGGGCATGTGCGCTGGCTCGTCGCCGTCTGCACCCTGATGATGGTCGGGCTGGGCGCGGCCTACCTGTCGGGGCTGAGCGAGGTCATCAGCACCCGCACGGAGTACAGCACCACGAACACCGGCAGGGCCGCCATCTACCAGGAGGCGTTCCTGCGCACCCTGAACTCGCCGATCCTCGGCTTCGGCGGCCCTCGCCCCTCCCTCAGCCTGGGCATCTCGGTGGGCACTCAGGGCCACTTCTGGAACGTGATGTTCTCCTTCGGATTTCCCGCCCTGGCTCTGTTCTGTCTGTGGTTGTGGAGTCTGGCCTGGCGCACCCGCTGGGCGCCCTCCAGCATGATGTGGCTTCACGTCGTGCCGGTGATGGCCCTTTTCATGGTCTTCTACTACGGACTCGACGGGACGCAGCTCGTGCTCATCTTCATGGCCGCCGCCCTGGGGCTGCGGCCTCCCGACGCGCCCGAGGTCCGCCCGGTCGCACCGGAGCCGTGGCTCACCGGTGCGCGCCCGAGACAGGCGGTGACCGGCGATGAGTGA